In the Chryseobacterium sp. MYb264 genome, one interval contains:
- a CDS encoding ABC transporter ATP-binding protein, with protein sequence MLALKAENISKQYRLGQVGTGTLSHDLNRFWHKVRGKEDPYLKIGDANDRTTKGDSEYVWSLRDINFEIQQGDAVGIIGRNGAGKSTLLKLLSKVTKPTTGKIYTNGRIASLLEVGTGFHPEMTGRENVFLNGAILGMTRKEISRKFDEIVSFSGVERYIDTPVKRYSSGMYVRLAFAVAAHLESEILIVDEVLAVGDADFQKKCLGKMNDVAKGEGRTILFVSHNMTAIKELCNKGILLNQGQLAYSGKILDTIVEYQKNSEAKTKYIHEGSLDTAIGNENIRILEFSAQPNHGDLIDIESGIKVKLRFFNFKAGINLDATFELRTYEEVPVFHTAALISTNNDSEAKEYCVEFNLPKNLLNTGNYYFKLIFGEDQRTPLFISPNIIGFEVENVKFGKNMHVLPGIIRPELNFKINNHDQSTIY encoded by the coding sequence ATGCTAGCCTTAAAAGCAGAAAATATATCAAAACAATACCGGTTAGGACAAGTCGGAACCGGAACACTTTCCCACGACCTTAACCGGTTCTGGCATAAAGTGAGGGGGAAAGAAGACCCTTATCTGAAAATTGGGGACGCCAATGACCGGACGACTAAAGGAGATTCGGAATATGTATGGTCTCTTCGGGATATCAACTTCGAAATCCAGCAGGGTGACGCCGTAGGAATTATCGGAAGAAACGGCGCCGGAAAGTCAACGTTGCTAAAATTACTCAGTAAAGTAACCAAACCCACAACAGGAAAAATATACACCAACGGAAGAATCGCATCCCTACTGGAGGTAGGAACCGGGTTTCATCCTGAGATGACGGGCAGAGAAAATGTCTTTCTTAATGGTGCCATCCTGGGGATGACCCGAAAAGAAATTTCAAGAAAATTTGATGAAATTGTTTCTTTTTCAGGCGTAGAGAGATATATCGACACTCCCGTTAAAAGATATTCTTCCGGAATGTATGTCCGCCTTGCCTTTGCAGTGGCCGCCCATCTAGAATCTGAAATTTTAATTGTAGACGAAGTTTTAGCCGTTGGAGATGCAGATTTTCAGAAGAAATGTCTTGGGAAAATGAATGACGTGGCAAAAGGAGAAGGCAGAACGATTCTTTTTGTGAGCCATAATATGACAGCTATCAAAGAATTATGTAACAAAGGTATCCTATTAAATCAAGGTCAACTGGCTTACAGTGGAAAAATTTTGGATACAATCGTTGAGTACCAAAAAAATTCCGAAGCAAAAACTAAATATATCCATGAAGGCTCACTAGATACTGCGATAGGTAATGAAAATATCAGGATTCTCGAATTTTCTGCACAGCCCAATCATGGTGATCTAATTGATATTGAATCGGGAATTAAAGTAAAATTAAGATTTTTTAATTTTAAAGCCGGAATAAACCTAGATGCAACATTCGAGCTTAGAACCTATGAAGAAGTACCTGTATTCCATACAGCAGCACTAATTTCTACCAACAACGATTCTGAGGCTAAAGAATATTGTGTTGAATTTAACTTACCTAAAAATCTTCTAAACACAGGCAATTATTATTTTAAATTAATTTTTGGAGAAGATCAGCGAACTCCACTATTTATATCTCCGAATATTATTGGATTCGAAGTTGAAAACGTAAAATTTGGAAAAAACATGCATGTTCTTCCAGGAATCATCAGACCTGAGTTAAACTTTAAAATTAACAATCATGACCAATCCACAATATATTAA
- a CDS encoding ABC transporter permease yields MNEPQQRWTETIEASHSLFDVKLKEVWKYKDLIYMFVKRDFISSFKQTILGPIWFFINPIFTTITYLIIFGRFAKLPTDGAPGLIFYLAGVTLWNYFSGALLGTSATFTGNASIFGKVYFPRLVTPISIVISNLMRLSVQFILFLLVWVYFLINDQISPNIWILATPFLLLLMALFALGVGMIFSALTTKYKDLSMLLAFGVTLYMYATPVIYPVSMLPGYFKNIAKFNPLTGIFECFKYGWLGVGDFSPVMLIISTFIILILLFIGILTFNKVEKTFMDTV; encoded by the coding sequence ATGAATGAACCACAACAGAGGTGGACAGAAACCATAGAGGCCAGCCATTCTTTATTTGATGTAAAACTTAAAGAAGTATGGAAGTATAAAGATTTAATTTACATGTTTGTGAAGCGGGACTTTATATCCAGCTTTAAACAGACGATTCTGGGGCCGATCTGGTTTTTTATCAATCCTATTTTTACAACCATTACCTATCTGATTATTTTCGGAAGGTTTGCCAAGCTCCCTACCGATGGAGCTCCGGGACTTATCTTTTACCTTGCCGGTGTAACCCTATGGAACTATTTCTCAGGTGCCTTGCTCGGTACCTCTGCAACGTTTACGGGGAATGCCAGCATTTTCGGGAAAGTATATTTCCCAAGATTGGTAACCCCCATCTCTATTGTTATTTCTAACCTGATGCGTTTGAGCGTTCAGTTTATTTTATTCCTTCTGGTATGGGTCTATTTTTTAATCAACGACCAGATTTCACCCAATATTTGGATCTTAGCCACGCCGTTTTTATTACTCCTTATGGCTCTGTTTGCATTGGGAGTCGGCATGATCTTTTCTGCTCTTACCACGAAATATAAGGACTTAAGCATGCTGCTGGCATTTGGTGTAACCCTGTATATGTATGCCACACCGGTCATTTATCCGGTTTCCATGCTCCCGGGATACTTTAAAAATATCGCCAAATTCAACCCCCTGACCGGAATTTTTGAATGCTTCAAATACGGATGGCTCGGTGTAGGAGATTTTTCACCAGTTATGCTGATCATCAGCACATTCATTATCCTTATTCTTTTATTTATTGGTATTCTTACCTTTAATAAAGTGGAAAAAACGTTTATGGATACCGTGTAA